Part of the Kitasatospora sp. NBC_00374 genome is shown below.
CCGACGACATCCCCTTCCCCGGGGACCACGCACGGACGCTCATCGGCACCGCACGCGCCTCGTTCCGACTGCGGACGGGCGACCCGACTGGCGCGCAGAAGGCGCTGACGACGGCCCACGCGGCGGCACTGCGGACCCGGGACCTCCCCATCCTGGCCGTCGTGGCGGTCCATACGGCCGCCCTCGCCGACGCACTCGAACTGCATCACCAAGCCGCGGTCCGGCTCGGCGTAGCCTCTCGCCTGCGCGGCACGCACGACCGCACCGACCCGCAGGTGCGCGACGTCACCCGCAGCGCACAGGCCGCGCTGGGCGCGGACTCCTTCGCCGCAGCGTACGGAATGGGCTGGGAGCTGGACCACAGGACGGCCGTGACCGAGGCCGACCCCGCCCGGCTGTCCCGGGACCAGCGGACGCGCTGATCCGCAACCAGCCACCCGGCCGGGTGAGCGACGTCGCGACCGGCGGCCCGCCCCGGTGGCGCCGCAGAAGGCGCACCGGCTGCCGCGGCGGGCCAGCCACTCGCTCGTGGTTGACTCCGATACCGATACCGAGACACGGGCAGGGCAGGGCAGTGCTGGACGGCCCTGCCCCAGCCCGGGGTGCCGTGAGCAGAAGGCCGGAGCAGATGCCTGGGCGTGACGGGCGGCGGCGCAGGCTTCCTCGTCGACCCGGTATCCGGGCGGGGCCGCATCTGCTGACGACGCCTCCGAACCTCATTCTGAAATGATCAGTCAGACGGTGCGGCTATCGGACAACTACAGGGTCGGGGATGCGGGGGTTGCCCTCTCCCGCCGCGTTCCAGGTGCAGACGAAGGCGACGTAGTGGTGTCCGGGGGTGAGCCCTTCCACGCGGGCAGAGTGTGTGGAGGGGTCGTAGCC
Proteins encoded:
- a CDS encoding fibronectin type III domain-containing protein; the protein is MTPDAGAINVTWTPATGPHTDTITRYALWVYDQDTPLVWSTIHGYDPSTHSARVEGLTPGHHYVAFVCTWNAAGEGNPRIPDPVVVR